The sequence cttggtgtctttcaacTCTTGAAACAATGCCATTGATTCAGCAAAATGTTTGTTCTTAAATAAACCATCTAACAAGACATGATAGGTCGGGGGATTAGGATGTTGGCCACAAGCTCACATATTATGGAATAGATCTAGCGCAACCTGGGGTCGCCACTCAGTCAAATCCACCTATAAGAGTGTTGTAAGTCATAACACTAGAAGTCACACCCTTGTTGGACATTTAACAAAAGAGACTCATTGCATcatcaattcttttatttttgcaatgTCCATTGATCAATATGCTATAGCTAACAATCacaaataatcataataaataaatacataataatAGTGTCTATCTTACAATAAATTCACTaagtcaaaatttgaaataagtATTCATGAAAATGCCAAATCTTATGATAGCAATATGTAACAGTAACTTCacatcttttaaattttgaaataaatatttatgaaaatagGTTCAAGGCAGTAAGATTAACGCACAAAGAAATTGCAAAGTAAGATCAAACGGTTAAAGCAGCAAACAAGCCTGTgcataaattttaaaagaaatataatcatgtaaaaagaatcaaattcaaaaggcatatatatatatatatgacttacAGATTGACTTGTGATGGGTTAAAATATGAAAGTTGTTCTTGACTTTGAgcaacttaaaacttaaaagcctTCATGTAGACTTCTTAAGCAATTCTTGAATGTTGTTATCTGCTTGATTAGATGAcaacaaattaataaacatGGTTGCAATGGTTGCACTTGTGGAGAAACCCTTCTCAACCATTATGTGGAGATATTTCATTGCCCTTGACGTCTCATTATGTTGCAATAAACCTTGGATGATTGTGTTAAATGTGCAATCATGAGGTGAACAACCATTCCCTTCCATTTTACCAAGCAGCTCACTTGCTTCATTTATAAGCCCCTCTTTGCAAAGCCCCTTGATCATTATACTGTAAGTCCAAACATCGAGTTACAACCCTTTGGTGGCAAGACTATAAAAGAGCTCTCTTGCAATCATAACTTCCCCAACATTGCACATACAATCAATTAAGATGCTGTAAATCACGATATTGCAgtccatatttttatttttctcttccaTCTCTTTAAACAATGCAATTGCTTCAGCAAAATATTTGTTCTTAAATAAACCATCTAACAAGATGGCATAGGTTTGGGGGTTTGGATGTTGGCCACAAGCCCACATCTTATGTAATAGCTTTAGTGCAGCTTGAGGTCTCTCCACTCGACAAAGACCACCTATAAGAGTGTTATAAGTCACAACATCAGAAACCAATCCCTTGTTGGACATTTCATGAAAAAAATGCATTGCCTcatcaattcttttatttttgcaatatcCATTGATCAATATGTTATAACTAAACAAATCAGGTGAATAATCCCTCTCAAGCATCATATTAAAGGCTTTAATTGCATCATCTATTTTGTTTTGCAAACAATAACCATCAATCAAAGAATTGTAAGTGACTGTGTTAGGCTCAATGCTTCTTTGAATCATCCCATCAAAAACTTCTTTCGCCTCTATCAGCATCCCCTCTTTGCAAAGTGTGTCCACTGATATGTTAAAAGTTTGCACATCTGGCACGACCTTCCTTTGCCCCATCTCATTCAACAAAACAATAGCCTCTTTCCATAGACCAAAACTGCATAGACCTTGAATTAAGCACGTGTAAGTGACAATATTTGGCCGAATGCCTTTACCAATCATTTCAGATAAAAAGTTCAAAGCCTCATTTACCAATCTAACCTTACATAAACTGTCAATAATTGTGTTATAGAACACTACATTAGGTTCAAAATACCTTTTTTCTGTCTTCCTAAGCAACCCAATAGCCATATCAGTCTTACCAATCTTACAAAGACCATTTAGTATGGTTCCACAAGTAATTGCATCAGGCTCATAACCCTTTCTTCTCCATTTCTTCCACCAACCTCACAGCTCCAGCAATGTTACCTTGAAGACAGAACCCCTTGAGAAGAGTGTTTAGAGTTATATTGT is a genomic window of Quercus lobata isolate SW786 chromosome 2, ValleyOak3.0 Primary Assembly, whole genome shotgun sequence containing:
- the LOC115968200 gene encoding pentatricopeptide repeat-containing protein At1g63080, mitochondrial-like, encoding MAIGLLRKTEKRYFEPNVVFYNTIIDSLCKVRLVNEALNFLSEMIGKGIRPNIVTYTCLIQGLCSFGLWKEAIVLLNEMGQRKVVPDVQTFNISVDTLCKEGMLIEAKEVFDGMIQRSIEPNTVTYNSLIDGYCLQNKIDDAIKAFNMMLERDYSPDLFSYNILINGYCKNKRIDEAMHFFHEMSNKGLVSDVVTYNTLIGGLCRVERPQAALKLLHKMWACGQHPNPQTYAILLDGLFKNKYFAEAIALFKEMEEKNKNMDCNIVIYSILIDCMCNVGEVMIARELFYSLATKGL